Genomic window (Lycium barbarum isolate Lr01 chromosome 2, ASM1917538v2, whole genome shotgun sequence):
ACACCGCCCGATAACCGTCCGATAATTGCTAATTCGATACCGAACCAATCGATATCTTATAGGTTGGCTAGCGAATTAGTACTTTTAAAAGCCGATAATCGTTAAGCCGAACCGTTAACATAATAATCCGTCCGATCCGCCCGATGAGCAGCCCTAAGCAAGTGTGCATTAATGTTCACGACAATTGGGAAATTGTTAAAAAGATTCAATAATGCAAGCTCGAGGAAGACGAATGTTTAGTAAATGAAAGGGATAAAGTACTTTACATAACATTAGTAAAATTAGTTTCAATGGACGATGCACTTGCACTTAAAACCTGACTACGAGCTAGGTAAATCATAGTAGTACCATTTTTTAAAAAACTTCCACTTGAAATTATTATTTATTGTGTATGTTAGTCAATCTTGCCACACTTGTCCTAGCTCTAACTTTACTTGAGTAGTTTCTTTGAAAGTTGTTTGGATTTAGCATTTACATCGATTGGGAGCATTTTGTACTCTTTTGAAATTTCACTCTAAAATCATTACCCTCCTCTATCCCATTGCATAAAGACTATTCGACAATGCACGatctttttttaataaaaaaagcTTAATTTATTTGGCACATTGCACACCTATAGGCTATAGCTTCCTTTTTCGTCTGTTCCAACTCACGACAAAATGTCacctttttattttaattttttacatTTATCTGAGACGGTTTATAGACTATTTTTAAGAtttattttataccataaattttaaaagtttttccttctttcttaaacttcgtgcacAGTCAAGCAGTACCACATAAAATGACAAGGATACTACTTAAAGTTTTACTACTTCTCCCGTTTCAATTTATGAGAATCTATACTTCGGCACGAGATTTACAGAAAtcaaacttttgaaatttgtgaaataaaccATATCATACCATTTTTGTAGTTATAGAACTTCTAAAATTTGTGGTGCCATAACATTTGTGTAACTATAAAAGCTTGTCACCAAAGGTAAAATCCTAGTTTAAGTTAcattattttaaaaattaaaaagattTTTTTAATGGACTAAAACAATATAATTACTACGTGGTACGAATTAATTAAAAGTCACAAGATACGTAGATCCAAAGAGAAAAATTAAGTAAAATGTAAGAGGACATCAACTTGGATAATGCAACAAAGAACGATTCCTAGTAATTATATATTTGAATAATTCAATTTTGAGATGCTCTATATATATTTATCAGTAAATACTGATAAATACTGAGTCACGATGGTACTCTTCCAGTCATGGATGTCAAACATGACAGGACCAAACTTGTTTGGTCTGGTCAGTCTAGTCAGGCAGAACTTTCGCAATTTTTCATTCTTGTCATTAAATGGAGAATAAATAAGTTAGTTcttaattttcattttatttctttaTGAAAGAAAATGTAAGCATATTAATAATTAAGTTTAAAGTATTCACTGGTTATTTAAGAAGTCATTTATCTAAGTTAAGTGTCAAGAATAGGTATGCGACCAACTACAATCCTTAAATTACATTGatatatagtaaaaaaaaaaaaaaaaaaaactgttgctATTATGTTTTAAATTTAACTCTGTAAGTTTAACAACATTGTGATGGATGTGTTGTGGTGGGTTGGATTAGATCTTTATTAACCAGAGGTTCGGATTCGAGCCTTAGTACGAGAAAAAACTCTGGTGGTGCGCTCCCTCCTTTAACGGGTCttcccacaacaacaacatacccaatgaaatCTCATAAAGTGGGCCTGCGAggatagagtgtatgcagaccttacctctaccttgggagATAGAGAGGATGTTTCCAGTAGACCATCGACATAAGAACAAGCAATTTAAAACagtacatatataaaaaaaatccaTGGCAAAATACTACGGAAAGCATGATAAAGCGAACTGGAAAAAAAGGGCCGTAACTATCCCAAAATAatacgataatcgaagtacaagaaataacagataatacAAGTAACATAAATTACGGGACAAGGAACTACAAGAATAATGCTACGGCTACTAGTATAAAAGGATTGTTGGGTGtgtgaacaaagtaccacattggtagctgaaaagaaaaaagacctgcttataaggtgttggatactcttaatgatgtgagactTTTTagggaaaaccgtgcgggcttggcccaaagcggacaatatcacatcatgttaagagtattttTGGACTGTTAAGctcaacaactggtatcagagtcAATGGTTTGGCAtgacgagtatgaagatggcggagtgtAGCATGGGGCCTGGCTTAGTGCCTTTTCCCGTCTATGGTCCGCTTTGCGacctttacccgtagctttgaagacgcatacacagcctttgggcttcggtgaccgtaaattTCCTGACGATGTGGGTGGCATACAAACATGTGAATCTCTGACCCGTAAATTATGTCAATGAGCCATGTGAAACTTAGTTCGAGGGGCAGATTGTTgagtgtgcgaacaaagtactacattggtagctgaaaagaaaaaaaagctacTTATAAGGTGTCAGATACTCTTAATGATGCAAGGCCTTTTgaggaaaaccgtgcgggcttggcccaaagcggacaatatcacattatGTTAAGCgtatctttgggccgtttagCCAACAACTACTttctaaccttctaccctaatccgcaTCTTCCATAACCTCCTAGCTAAGGTCATATCCTCGGTAAGTTAGACCTgcgccatatcctgtctaatcacctctccccaatacttcttcggcctacctcttcCTTTCTGAAAACCATcatggccaacctctcatacTTCAGCATTGGTGCATCCGTGCATCTCCTCTGCATATGGccgaaccatctcagcctcgcttttCGCATTTTATCCTTCACCgaagccactcccaccttgtcctgtatctcttcatttctaatcctatccctcctagtatgccgacacatccatcacaacatcctcatttccgcaactttcatcttctgaacgtagGTGCTCTTAATTGGTTAACACTCCACCTCATACAACATAGTCAGTCTAACCACCTCGATTCCACGCCAGCCTCATGCGCTACGTTCCTAAACTTGCACTctatgtactctgtcttggtcctgctcaacctgaaccctttagagtcgtctccaaacctccagcttagcttTAACTCCGCTATGAGTTTCGTCAATCAaaactatgtcatccgcgaataacATACACGATGGCATCTCACTTTAAATTTATCgcatcaatccatccatcactaaggcaaatagaaaatggctaagagctgatccttaaTGCAATCCAATCACCACAGGGGAGTGCTCTGAATCTCCTTCCACTGTCTTACCCTGGTATTGGCtctatcatacatgtccttgatcaccctagtATACGCCACAAGTACatctctagcctccaagcatctccatagaatcTCCCTTGGAACTTTATTAACCAGAGGTCCGGATTGGAGCCCTAATATGAGAAAAAACTCTGATGGTGTGTGTTTCCTCCTTTAACGGGTCTTCCACTGTGCGAATTCAATCGCATTAGCCTAGTTTGGGAAGCCAAACAAAAAGGAGATGGAATGTAAAGCATATTCCCCTGTGGAGCTATAAGTCTGGTTACGAGTTTAATGTAATTTTGGTCCAAACCCTATATTTATGTATTAAAGAAATAAAGTGAAAATTCTAGCTTCGCCTAGCATATTCCATAACTCATGAAATACAAAGGCTGCACATTAATTATTTGATCCATTCAATTTGGAGTTGCTAGTCTCTTCTAGTTTTGAGCCAAGACTCTTCCAATCTTTCAATTGCCAAACACGACCTTGAGACAGGCCGAGTCTTTTGTCCTCCTCGTCAATATTCGTAAACCATATATCCCCAGTTAATATTCATTGTACCAAGGAAAAATAGCAACTAAAGAGAAAAATAATAAGAGAATACTTTTTGTTTTGCAAGGACATTTCCTAGTTTTCCAATGCACGTGCAGTCGACTAATTATTATGCTTCTTCAGTGATTATGTTATAACTATGGGACAAAGATAAAAAGATGAGACAAAAGCTTTTGTGGAAATTTCTTGATGTTTACTTGCTATGTTTGTGGTCCTCCTTCTACTTCTAGAACCTAAATTAATTCTTAAATGCTAAATAATATAAGATCGAACATCTCAGTAACAaccatcttctataataacttatTTCAGTCGATTTTCAGTTGATTGTCTCAATTTATCGATTAACTGAGTTGAAGAAGAACGTTTTACATTAAACGTTACCACTCTATAAGTTTCGCGTTTTATTTTTTTGTCCTCTAATTCACTCAAATCTAAGAAGTTAACAACGACGAGCTTGGAACGGATTTTCATGTTGTGTTATATTATAAATTCTTTACAAAGACATTTTCACTATAACATCAAAAAGTAATTCGGACAAACGACGTTGTTATAGAAAGATTTGACTATACGTAAAAGATTTAGTATATGTTATGTATTCATTGGTTACAAAGTATCATATCTTGCTCAAAAGACATTTCAAATTTTGAATCACTGCAAATAATAAAGCCCAACAAAGACTAGTTGTGTGGTTGTGACAACTTTTAATTGAGCAATGTTTTAATGACTTAAGACTACAAAACTTTCATGAATCAAATATATTCAGAACAAACAAGTAGTAGTAATTATAAGAGAAAAAAGCACAAATACATTCGAAGTCTAAATGATTCAAATTCAAATCTCCACAAATTAATGAAACAGTACGAACTTTAAAGacaaatttaatttatttatgtttCCATTGGTCTTAGTTCACATCCTACGACTAAGTCGCTAAATCATGATATCTACCTACAGAAAAACCTAGTATATTATATTAATCTTTAATTAGTATCATTGCATGTGCTTTAATGTTCCATTATTCCTCGTCACTAGGAAAAGTCTAACAAAATGTAGATCACTCGGTTGGAGGTTAATTGGATCCAGTCAACTTATTAAAGTCAATCACATATTATTTTCGTGAGGAAACACAAAAAGATTCTCTTGATGttaattatttttctttattaattAGTAGTAGTTTGTCCCTATTCTAGTTCTAATATATTAGAGGTTATGTTGCTTTATAATTTCATACCTAcaatttaattctttttttaaattcttttatCACTTGGTggaattaaaaaggaaaaaagtgaTCTTAGCTAGCTTTCGTTAGTACTCGATCTTATGTTACACTTATTATGTGCTATCAGATTAATTTACGCCAACATCGTAATGGTATGTGTATGACTTAGTAGTCTAGAAGCGAATTCACAATTTTGAGTTTAAAGGTTCAAAATTCAGAGAAAGATAGCTTATTGATCGTTCTGAATAAAACATTTATATTTATTAAATGAATTTTTCAGTACAACTATAAGGTTTTGACAAAACCAATGCTACTGAATTTTGCCAATATATCACGTAGCTAGAACTCTAGCTTTGCCGATGACTTAGCAAAGGTCTTGCAAGCTATCCCGAAATTATAATCAAGATTATCTATTCCTGATCATCTTCTATATGAGATAGATAATCCCATGATTCAGGTTACAATTTATCATGCATGTTTTAGGTAATACGTCCCTCAACAAAATGCAAGATAGATTAAAAACAATCCCCTATACAAACATCTATTAATCAAAATATATTCACTAATGATTTTGTCATCATTTAATCCCCGTATTATAATCTCGAAATTATAATTCTGGCGCATAACTTGTTCACACACCAAACGACTCCTTAAAATGAGATGGTGGGATTATGTCGCGATTACTAATTATGAAACTATTCTGCCAACAAATTAAATTTTTTCTTATTCTAAAAATGGCCGGTGGAAGTTGACTTTCCATTTGCATCGAAGTAAATTGTGTCAAATTGACTAAGTAATAACTAAAAAACTAAACTAATCGTGAGGACAATGACTACTGTGGAAAAGATGTCTTTCGATTTTCTTGAAAATGATGATTCCTATCTATGTGAAAAATGCCAACTTTTAAATGGATATTTTCGTTTGTGGATTCAATTAATTACTTACGAAAATGGCAAGCAACAAGGTGAATTTATTAGTTATAATCAACTTACCTGAGgaaattgtttttttaaaaaaaaaataaaaaaaatcattaattTGATCGGACATGAAGTTTAAAAACAAGACTTTTAGAAAATTTTGTCTTAAATAAATCATAATTGGTGTGTTGTCTTAAATAtattgttgcaaaaaaaaaagtaacaagGAGTACTTACTAGTTACTATTAACACTTACTAAGTATTAAGAATAAAAGTTTACATTGATGCACTAAGTTGTGTGCATCATCTTGTCTAAAATTAAAATcgttaaaaaaaatacatttttattttgttaaatatGGTTTCTAACATacaagcagtggcggagccaggaatttgACGAAGGGTGTGCAAATTAACTTCTCACTCGTGTTAACGGTGTTCAACATTAAATATATACCCATAATAACTAACATTTAATCTCTATACACCGcgtaattttccggcgaaggggGTACTCCTGACCACCCTTCGCCTATGGTGGCTCCGCCCATGCATACAAGTCAAACTTTATTTATAGAAATTTTCTTAATTTAACGTAAATGGGAATAGAAAAATTAGGAGAAAAACATGTTAAAAAGGACAAGAAAATTAGTGGACCATAAAGAAAGTTCTCTACAAGACCATGTAGCAGACACGTAATTAGGCAAGTAATAAATTTTCTTCTTTCCTATTTACTTTTTTATTCATTTGGAATAAGACACTGGCACCTTTCTGAAATTATAAAGTCAAATCTACCAGCCTACTAAGATCCAGCAGGATGATCAAGTTTAATGATATCTATTAACAATAATAATTATTCCAAATATTAAACAacttaataattaattaatctaattagTACTTCTCAACAGCAACTAACttctcttccattttcttttgTTTGGGACTGAATAAGTTATGTTTTCTTTTTTTATGAAGTCATTCCAAATGATATTCGCAAGAATATCTTTTTAAATCAAAATTGCTATAGAAAAGGTCAATCATATATAGCAGATTATCATTAACCAATCATTATGCCCCTAATAATTAGTAAACGAATAATAGAGGAGTGTAAAGAATGAATCTAATCTCAAAGTATTGACCGACCTAGAAAACTTCTATTCGATCAAGTCATTTACAAACTTAATTACAAGTAAATTATTATAACAAGTATTAGTATATTACTCcaatctgtctcaatttatgtattatatttcttctttatttatCCTTAAAAAAGGTCgaattttattatttaaaaacTATTTTATTTAAAACTTTTTCATTTGAATACTTCACAAAGAAGAGATAGATTTTTTCACGTCAGCAGTTTCCTTTGAAGATAGGACATTTACTTAAATGTGAAAACCGTACCAACAGAGCTTACATCAAAAAACTCTAGAACTTCTTGAGGAAGGAACAAAAATATGAAAGATACCATTCAACCACGTTTTTATGTGTGCGTGCCACTTTTGAGTGTTTACTTAATGAGATAATGTGTAGTCATACGCTGATGTGCATATTCCATAAGTTtcaaatgtatattttttttaaaaaaaattacggCTAGTTAGATATGATTATATAAATTGAGACGAATGAAATAACTAATTTGATATCACAAACTAAAATATAATGTAGTGTAAAAATACCGACATTTTCAATTATATATAACTTATTATATCAATAAAGAATCAAAAGAAAGAATATATAGAATAAGAATAGAAAAACTTAAGGGATAAGAAAGGACAAAGTAAGTTAGTGACGGGAGTCACCACACGCCTCTATGTTCTTCCTCCTACACGCATCCACGCTTTTGGTTTTTGTTAGCCACATACACAAGAATCCAAAAATAGACTATACTAGAAAACATAAATTATGaatttataaattttatatacttccattcacttttacttgcgaactatactaaaaatatattttatttttacttatcatttttagcatatcaagagaaatgTCTATTTTTCATGTTTTACCTTAGTAATCTAAGACTATAATCAATCAATATGGAGATAAAAAAAAAtcgtatcaatttttttttttaaatgtataaAGTTCAAACcagacaagtaaaagtaaacggagagagtattttttaataatttcttaataATATTAGCACAATTCACCTGTTATAAAGACTTATTAagtattttaaataaaattatttgtaATTATTGTTTAAATAATCTGACAGTATAAGCAAATACGATATCGTCGTATCGGGTTCATTTAAAATCTCATAGTAATATTGCAATAAATAGTAAGACTTAATTCATAAGTTTAAAGATATATGTATTTAATGTTAAGAATCTTAAAAGTTGAACTTACTGAGCTTAGTGCTAGATCTGCCTATGTTGGATGGTATAATTAGTTTTTGCACTATTTGTAGATGTTACTTGAATCCTTTAAAAATTACCACTATGTCCATGTCAgatttaaaataaatatactctatttatttttaatttgtttgtccGCTTTTGACTCTATAGAAAATTTAAGATAATAAACAAGATTTTTTTTATCCATATAATTTTCAATTAAAGATATGTAGATATATACCGAAATGTCCATCATGCAACGTGGAATCTTTGAATTAAAGAGCtgctaggaaaaaaaaaaagagatatttAAAGGACTAATATAAAAAGAAGTAATACAAATAAACTGAAATACTTATTTTTAAAGAATCTAAAACGAATACGAAGATAGTTTCAagcaacatcattatcaatatagtaatgaaagtaaactcataaataaCTATTACTACTACTAGTATTATATTTTTTCATGAGTGGGGGTGGAGGGGTTGAACAAGTTGTGGTGGGTGGGGGTTTAAGCATATGTTCTCTATTTAAAGCACCATAGAAAATTTTCTCTCTTACATTCTTGTCCTATCATTTTCTCTTAACCCAATCTCATCATTTTCTCACATTATCACTCATCTTTTCATTTAGCCTTTCCAATTCTTCATAATAAAATTTTATTGGCTCTTATATTCCCTTTTGAAAGGTTTGTCtaaattgaaaaaggaaaaaaaaaatggtttgtATGGTTTCTCGTACAGGAAGACAATTGCAGAGGTACAACAAAGGTCGTCGCCTTGTTGTTGGGtatgtttttttattttctttctttctttttcttttaattgttttatgttccaaaaaagaaagaaaaaaaaaaggaagacaaAATTAATAATTATGTAAATTTTTATATTTTGCAGATGTATTCCATATAGATTTACAAGAAATGGGGAATTAGAGGTCCTTGTAGTTAGTTCACAAAAGGGTCATACAATGATGTTTCCCAAGGTACATATATATAATCTTTAATATTATATTTCATATTTTTTCCCTCTTAATTACAATTAACATAAATGTGAATTTGTAGGGAGGATGGGAAATTGATGAATCTGTAGAAGAAGCAGCTTCTCGTGAATCTCTTGAAGAAGCTGGTGTTCTTGGCATTGTTCAGGTCTgtataaataatatttttatctttATTCAAGTTGCAATAATTAATTAGGTTTttggtctcaatttatgtggtgaTGTTCAATTGACCAAAGATTTCAATATGTGCGCTTGTTTAATTTAGCACGAAGTTAAATTATGAAATATGACATTTTAAATTATGAAGGATGAGGTAGTATTTTTTAATCTTATGGTCAACGTGTCCTAACATTTGTGTTTTTAGGAATAAATTGAGtagtttaagttaaattattttttaagtttTTATTGGACGAGTAGAAAAAGAGTTATCACATAAAGTGAGAGGGATGAAGTATTAGTTATCAAATGCATATAATTGTTTTTGTTGGAGATTTTAATTAACAAAGAGTgtgcttttttctttttgttttacaGTGTGAATTAGGAAAATGGAGATTCAAGAGCAAGAGTCAAAGCATCTATCATGAAGGTTACATGTTTCCATTGCTTGTTACTGAACAACTTTCTCTTTGGCCTGAACAAAATCTCAGGAAAAGAGCATGGGTAAGTACTTACATATTTTGaaaccaaaaaaagaagaaggaaacttgttataaaaaaaaaattaagatttaATTTAAGTAGCTAGAGATTGATCTGTTACAATAAAAAAAGTCGCTAATCTTATTTAACGACGGATTAACAGTATAAAAAATAGTCGTTAGCTCAGAGCTATTTAGCGATAGAGTAGAGATGAGAATTTGTAGCAAATTCTTGTTTTTTAGTGGAAGTAAACTAAAATTTTATTTAATTGTATTTGTGCAGATGAGTGTGGAGGAAGCAAGTGAAGCTTGTCAACAATGGTGGATGAAAGAAGCACTTGATAGATTAGTTAATAGGCTTAATTCATCAAATCTTAACAAAGAATCCCTTCTTTCAAACTAAAATAATAATCCTTTTTGTTTAGGATTTTTGTGAATAGATCTATAGAGACCAAAAAAAAAGAGTCCAATGTTCTTCATAAATGTTGGATGGTCAAAGGGCTTCAACAAGACGACAAACTGTATCATTATCATTCTGACAGATTTGCAAAAGGAGAAAAGATACAATGTCCaatctttgtgattttttttttttttttggttccatTGTTTATGTTTGGTAATCATTAGGGCAGTTACACAACTATAATTTCAGGTTTAAATCTTAGCTTTTATTTTGGATCAGTCCATCTAATTAGTTCAGCTATCACCGCAATAAACTTAGCGAATCCAAATACATCGAGTTTCTACCTCACTAACTAAATCATAATTAATTGGTAAAATAGGTGAAATACCACAAACAAAATATAGAAGATGTTGTTACAATCAGACGCGGATCCAAGATTTTAAGACGATGAGGGCACCATCAAAGGAAGATGCGCGTTAGTCTAAGCATCAATTTCAAATCCTGAGTCTGTCTCTAATCACAATTTTCTTCAACATTACATCATTTGAAAATTTTGTGAACACCCATTGAATCGATGTAAAAAATATACAAACAAAATGACATAATTGTTTAGAACTCGCTCGCTGGCCTGGTGGTTTGGTGTCAAGTTACACATGTTAGGTACCTTGTTTGAAACGTGCCAGCAacactttttatttcttttttttttaggacTCGAACTTGGGTCGCGCGCTTATGCACAAAGAGTTAAGGGGCATGCTTACCAACTGACCCACGTCGACAGATATTTTTGAGGGGTCCTCTTCAAATATATAGTAGCGTTTCaaggtatatacacatatataaagaGTCCCCCCCCCCACCCAGCATATAGGTCCGCCCCTAGTTATAACAAATTCGAATACTATAAGTCATATTCCAGAGCGAGCCAAGAGGATTTAAATTGTAACTTAACATAACATaag
Coding sequences:
- the LOC132625868 gene encoding nudix hydrolase 17, mitochondrial-like — encoded protein: MVCMVSRTGRQLQRYNKGRRLVVGCIPYRFTRNGELEVLVVSSQKGHTMMFPKGGWEIDESVEEAASRESLEEAGVLGIVQCELGKWRFKSKSQSIYHEGYMFPLLVTEQLSLWPEQNLRKRAWMSVEEASEACQQWWMKEALDRLVNRLNSSNLNKESLLSN